One window of the Pieris rapae chromosome 11, ilPieRapa1.1, whole genome shotgun sequence genome contains the following:
- the LOC110996866 gene encoding 3-oxoacyl-[acyl-carrier-protein] synthase, mitochondrial, translating to MGPNKQSFRFYLNIRNYSCLAPRRRVVVTGLGVVSPLGISSEIAWKNLLKGNSGIVALGDEYNTLPCRVAGVVPKQENSHVEKALSKSNLKSMAPATCLALVATQEALSDAKWNPDTDIDKENTGVALGMGMIDLRDVCETNAALQLGYNKVSPFFVPRILPNMAAGHVSIKYGFRGPNHSVSTACATGAHSIGDAYRFIRNGDADVMVCGGAESCISPLAIAGFCRLRALSTSFNDQPSKASRPFDKQRDGFVMGEGAAVLILEEYEHALKRNAKVYAEILGYGLSGDASHITTPREDGSGAILSMTRALNDANINKQQITYINAHATSTPVGDNIETTAIKTLFKDHVSKVYVSSTKGAHGHLLGAAGNLEAVFTILACHHHVLPPIINLDNPIDDLNYVANRPLSWDSDRRVALKNSFGFGGTNATLCISSIN from the coding sequence ATGGGCCCTAATAAGCAAAGTTTTAGGTTTTACCTTAACATACGGAATTATTCCTGCCTAGCTCCTAGAAGAAGAGTTGTTGTTACAGGTTTAGGTGTTGTTTCTCCTTTAGGAATTTCTTCAGAAATTGCAtggaaaaatttattaaaaggtaaCTCCGGCATTGTTGCACTTGGTGATGAATACAATACATTACCTTGTAGAGTTGCAGGAGTTGTTCCAAAGCAAGAAAACAGTCATGTAGAAAAGGCTTTATCAAAGTCTAATTTAAAGTCAATGGCACCTGCAACATGTTTAGCTTTAGTTGCGACACAAGAAGCATTATCAGATGCCAAATGGAATCCTGATACTGATATAGATAAGGAAAATACTGGAGTTGCTCTTGGAATGGGCATGATTGATCTAAGAGATGTTTGTGAGACAAATGCTGCCTTACAATTAGGTTATAACAAAGTTAGTCCATTTTTTGTACCTAGAATATTACCTAATATGGCTGCAGGCCATGTAAGTATCAAGTATGGGTTTCGAGGTCCAAACCATTCAGTGTCAACAGCATGTGCGACTGGTGCACATTCTATTGGTGATGCTTATCGATTTATAAGAAATGGTGATGCAGATGTCATGGTTTGTGGTGGAGCAGAGTCCTGCATAAGTCCTCTAGCTATTGCAGGATTTTGTCGATTAAGAGCATTGAGCACCTCCTTTAATGATCAGCCTAGCAAAGCATCAAGGCCATTTGATAAACAAAGAGATGGATTTGTTATGGGAGAAGGTGCAGCAGTACTAATATTAGAGGAATATGAACATGCACTCAAAAGAAATGCTAAGGTGTATGCTGAAATATTAGGTTATGGTTTGTCTGGTGATGCCTCACATATAACTACACCTAGAGAAGATGGCAGTGGAGCAATATTGTCCATGACTAGAGCTTTAAATGatgctaatattaataaacaacagattacatatataaatgctCATGCCACATCTACACCAGTTGGAGATAACATAGAAACTACAGCTATTAAAACACTATTTAAGGATCATGTCTCTAAAGTTTATGTTTCATCGACCAAGGGGGCCCATGGTCATTTACTAGGTGCAGCTGGCAACTTAGAAGCAGTATTCACTATTTTGGCATGTCACCATCATGTTTTGCCCCCAATCATCAATCTGGACAATCCAATAGATGACCTAAATTATGTAGCTAACAGACCACTGTCATGGGACAGCGACAGAAGGGttgcattaaaaaattcatttggATTTGGAGGGACCAATGCAACTCTTTGTATATCtagtataaattaa
- the LOC110996865 gene encoding gametogenetin-binding protein 2-like — MAKLVDVYNCDKNPAIKRRQLPLTIYDNLIMIMDLNTLGLICDNPQVKGREYDDFLRKYKILTTDELKSALRVDASDIFNVLNQSIPCVGCRRSVERLFYQLCKSGHPTLDPIILTPGEIMTIKEDKITNPQALATLLNGHSSGIECLILSQPRWKKSQRCTLHSLEAGSARGWGASTTCGWGWAAWSWGGRAAWRTAWDAMKTSAREHVTLIHFKTLHDTIHNYLRKHRFCADCKTKVLKAYLLLVEEKEPQKEKGYVGALYGGIKRCLLDKHLHLQAKTEYIAHLINRAEPELLGNHRERHAKTLEIAQEEVLICLGICIYERLQRISLRLREEEGTCQTLAAVGIEALYRKFEMAVELKSGVSKLQLLYDEITQEEVTRQQRKEQKKLKRRKKKERQAIETKCKEVDSEEPEEPEEKCECEECLQEERDVPTDLSTDNCNECFEEMHTNADGCHSCQDDFTELHSLKKVNNKRVKKGNLSQNEQSHDCGYSSGNNGGCCETMSGSSSLISSPEGSEVACSEGFCNHERGDCLDSKSDKFLCTGLTLSLQEMLDTCSSDEEHNTSYIPIEEVMEFKSRRNITEKRQELRQNLRKKFAQLCVNSPQKPVLQKEK, encoded by the exons ATGGCGAAATTAGTGGATGTTTACAACTGCGATAAAAATCCAGCTATTAAACGGCGTCAGTTACCACTAACAATTTACGATAATCTAATT ATGATAATGGACTTAAATACTTTGGGCTTGATCTGCGATAATCCTCAAGTAAAAGGTCGCGAATACGATGATTTTTTGCGCAAATACAAAATTCTCACAACAGATGAGCTTAAATCAGCACTGAGAGTTGACGCgtcagatatttttaatgttttaaatcaaaGCATTCCCTGTGTGGGCTGTAGAAGgag tgtGGAAAGATTATTTTACCAGTTATGTAAGTCAGGACATCCTACATTAGATCCAATAATACTCACACCAGGAGAAATAATGACAATAAAAgaagataaaataacaaatcctCAAGCTTTAGCAACATTACTCAATGGACATAG CTCAGGAATAGAATGTCTTATTCTTAGTCAGCCACGATGGAAGAAATCACAGAGGTGTACCCTACATTCACTAGAAGCAGGCAGTGCCAGAGGTTGGGGTGCTTCCACAACATGTGGTTGGGGTTGGGCAGCATGGAGTTGGGGTGGGAGAGCAGCTTGGCGCACTGCCTGGGATGCTATGAAAACATCAGCACGGGAACATGTCactctaatacattttaaaactttacatgATACAATACACAATTATCTAAGGAAGCATCGCTTCTGTGCTGATTGCAAAACTAAG GTTTTAAAAGCATACCTGTTGCTAGTTGAAGAAAAGGAACCACAAAAGGAAAAGGGCTATGTTGGAGCTTTGTATGGGGGAATCAAGAGGTGCTTGTTAGACAAGCACTTACATCTTCAAGCAAAAACAGAATATATAGCACACCTAATCAATAGAGCAGAACCAGAATTACTTGGGAACCACCGTGAGAGACATGCCAAAACTCTGGAGATTGCACAAGAGGAG GTGCTTATATGCCTTGGCATATGCATTTACGAACGGTTACAACGCATATCCTTAAGACTACGTGAAGAAGAAGGCACATGTCAAACACTGGCCGCTGTGGGAATTGAAGCGCTGTACCGCAAGTTCGAGATGGCTGTCGAGCTGAAGAGTGGCGTCTCCAAATTACAGCTGTTGTACGATGAGATTACTCAAGAAGAAGTTACTAGGCAGCAAAGGAAAGAACAGAAGAAACTCAAGCGGCGTAAGAAGAAAGAAAGGCAGGCCATCGAGACAAAATGCAAA GAAGTGGATTCGGAGGAACCAGAAGAACCTGAAGAAAAATGTGAATGTGAAGAATGTTTGCAAGAAGAAAGGGATGTACCAACTGATTTGTCGACAGACAATTGTAATGAATGTTTTGAAGAAATGCACACAAATGCAGATGGCTGCCATTCATGTCAGGACGATTTTACAGAACTTCATTCTctgaaaaaagtaaataataagagAGTTAAAAAAGGCAATTTGTCACAAAATGAACAATCACATGATTGTGGCTATTCATCAGGGAACAATGGTGGATGTTGTGAGACAATGTCTGGGTCATCGTCCCTGATAAGTTCACCAGAAGGTTCAGAAGTGGCCTGTTCTGAAGGGTTTTGCAATCATGAGAGAGGGGACTGTCTTGATTCAAAGAGTGACAAGTTTTTATGTACCGGACTCACTCTGTCATTACAAGAGATGCTG GATACATGTTCATCAGATGAAGAACACAATACCAGCTACATACCAATAGAGGAGGTTATGGAATTCAAATCGCGAAGGAATATAACCGAGAAACGACAAGAATTGAGACAGAATTTACGTAAAAAATTTGCACAATTGTGTGTAAATTCACCCCAGAAACCTGTCTTGCAGAAAGAAAAATAG
- the LOC110996869 gene encoding ribosome maturation protein SBDS, whose protein sequence is MSKIFTPTNQIRLTNVAIVRLKKGGKRFEIACYRNKVISWRNKVEKDIDEVLQTHTVFTNVSKGQVAKKEDLVKIFGKDDQTEICKEILEKGELQVSDKERHSQIDALFKDIATTVADKCVNPETKRPYPVSIIEKAMKDIHFSVNVNKNAKQQALDVIQMIKTEIPLERAQMRVRILLSGKEARKIRDKAVKLTSKVEEESWEAGTANIICLIDPGSFRNLDELIRSETKGTGQFELLNLKETIEGEQTL, encoded by the exons atgtctaaaatatttacccCAACGAATCAAATTCGATTGACTAATGTCGCCATTGTAAGATTGAAGAAAGGTGGCAAAAGGTTTGAAATTGCCTGCTATAGGAATAAAGTTATATCTTGGAGAAACAAAGT AGAAAAGGACATAGATGAAGTTCTACAAACACATACtgtatttacaaatgtttCAAAAGGCCAAGTTGCTAAAAAAGAAGATTTAGTCAAAATATTTGGTAAAGATGATCAGACTGAGATATGTAAGGAGATACTGGAAAAGGGTGAATTACAAGTGTCAGATAAAGAAAGGCATTCTCAAATTGATGCTTTGTTTAAAGACATTGCAACAACTGTAGCTGACAAATGTGTCAATCCAGAAACTAAAAGGCCATATCCGGTTTCAATAATAGAAAAGGCCATGAAAGATATTCACTTTTCagtgaatgtaaataaaaatgcaaaacaACAAGCATTGGATGTAATTCAAATGATAAAGACTGAGATTCCTCTAGAAAGAGCTCAAATGAGGGTCAGAATTCTATTAAGTGGTAAAGAAGCACGCAAGATAAGAGATAAGGCTGTGAAATTAACATCCAAAGTAGAAGAAGAAAGCTGGGAAGCTGGAACTGCTAACATTATCTGTTTAATAGATCCAGGTAGCTTCAGAAACCTAGACGAACTGATTAGAAGCGAAACAAAAGGTACTGGGCAATTTGAATTACTTAATCTGAAAGAAACAATTGAGGGAGAACAAACActgtaa